In the genome of Mercurialis annua linkage group LG8, ddMerAnnu1.2, whole genome shotgun sequence, the window CTTAACTGCTGTTGGGATAGATGCAAATGACTGCATCTATCCAGTTGCATGGGCAATTGTTGAAAGTGAAACCAAAGAAAGCTGGATGTGGTTCCTGGGATTGCTCGCAGATGATCTGGACATCAATCATAGCAGAGATTGGGCATTTATGAGCGACAGACAGAAGGTATGTCCATATaagatttttagtttaaatgttaTTGTGCTTTGATTGCTTgtgttatttttttggtttgtgacttggcttatttttttggtttgtgACTTGTCTTAGTTGTTGTTTGGTGACttgtgttattttattttggtttgtgACTTGTGAAATTAGGGACTGATTCCTGCAGTTGAAGCCCTTTTTCCAAATGCTGAACACAGATTTTGTGTGAGGCACATCCTAACTAACTATAGATAGAGGTTTAAGGGAAAGGCCCTAAAAGATGATTTGTGGAGATGTGCTAGGTCTAGTTATGAGGTTAAGTTTAATGAGGAGATGAAACTGTTAGGTGAAATGTCTGTTGGTGCATCTACTTATCTAGGAAAAATTACTAATGGTAAGTGGGCTAGGTATCAGTTTGATGAAAGATTTAAGTGTGACATGCTATTAAACAATCTGTGTGAGTGTTTTAATAGTTTCATTCTAGATGCTAGGACAAAATGGTTCATAACTATGAATGAAATTATTAGGACTTTGCTAATGAAAAGAATCCAAAAGAAAAGGAGTGTGATGCTGAGATCAGTGGAGGAATTTTgtcctaaaattttaaagaaattggaGAAAGCTAAGCAGATTAGCTGGTACTATAGGGCAGATTGGTCTGGTGGGGACAAATACCAAGTTATAGGGAGTGATGGGCAGTTTATTGTGGACAAGAAAGAGCAAACATGCTCCTGCAGAAGATGGCAATTGACTGGTATACCTTGCCACCATGCCATTTCTGCCATGAACCTAAATAATGAGAAAAGCCCTGAAAGGTATCTTCATGACTGCTACAAGGTATCAACTTACTTAAGGATTTACAGCCATTTCCTCAATCCTACAAATGGAAAGCAAATGTGGCCTAAGAGCAATTTGCCAAGTATCATAGCTCCAGAACCAGTTAACTTGAAAAGAGGAAGGAAAGCATTATTACGAAAGAGGGAAGCTGATGAAATTCAACGTGGAGGACATGGCCCTAGAGTAGAAGGAGAGGCCTTGGAACCTGTAAGAATTACAAGAAAGGGTCGTATCATGAGGTGCACAAACTGTGGAGGAAGAGGCCATAATAAGAGAAGCTGCACAGGTCAGACTATGGCATAATCAAGAGTACCTAGAAGGCAAAATGGTGGAGTTGCAAGAGGACCAACAACTCAGACTGCTGGGGTTGCAAGAGGATCTGCAAGTCAGAATCTTGGCCCACCTTTGACAGTCCAGTGGATGCCTGATGTAAGATACAAACATGCTTAtgatttgttatttattatttgtgaCTTGTGTCCATATAATGTAATGTATATTTGTGCTATTTGTAGGGTTCAAGTAGGTATCCTAATGCACAACCACCACCTGCACCTGAAGCACCTCCTGTACCTGAAGCACCTGCACCTGAAGCACCTCCTGCACCTCCTGCACCCGAAGAACAAATTCCTGATGTTATAACACAGGAAATCCCTCTATCACAGGTAGGCATATTTGACAATCAAATTTTAACACATTCCATTACATACTTGTAAAAATGATTGGTAATTTCTTGAGTTTTAGATGCAGGGCTTAACACCAGAGGAGGATCCCTTGTTAGGGAAATGGAAGAATTTGACTGAAATTGTAGATCTGGCACATGGTGTGGTTATAGGGACTGAGGCAGATCCAAATAGAATAAGCACTAAGCTAACAGCAAGGAGGTTGTTTGCAAATGATAAGCTCAAGGGAAAGGGGCCAATACCTGTATCAAATGCATTGAAGACAAAGGAGGCAGCAGCTGAGCTCAAAGGGAAGGATGTACCACCAGCAGCAACAGCACCAAAGGCAGCGAAGGCAAAGGCAGCATCTGCAGCAAAGCTCAAAGGAAAGGAGGTACAACAGAAATATGATATGGCATCACTCAGAGCTCCCCTGTCTACTTTCAAGAAGGATAGAGAGGAGAAGAAAAGGAAGATCTGGATACCAACAGGAAAATGAAGACTTTATATTGTTCTTTTGCTGCATTTACTCATACATATGTTGGTAGAGGCCACTAGTAATGTTGGGGACCATCTTGACTGTCTTGCCAGCCTTGTGTGCTGTGCTATTTTGTTGGTTGTGCTGTTTTATTGCTAGTATGAGTAAATGTAGGGCCAACTCTTTTGAATACTTTAGATTTTCTCCCTGTATGGTGCAAGTGGAGAGAACATGATGTTTATGTacacttatttttataatattaacttatattttcCTTATTTCAAGGTGTAAGTGTTTGGTGAATGTTAATACTAATTACAGTTGATCTTAAAGTAACAATACACATGACAGCACAGATAACAGAACCGTTTTCATTATATTAAATTCCATTACATCCAACATAAAGTCACCATTGTACACACAAACatacatttttttcttattctaagCTAATGCAGAGCATAGTCAATTTCCATTACAACCAGATGCAGAGCTTAGTCTGCCAACAACAACACCAATTAGCATCACAAACAGCAGCTGAATCCATGACAGCTTCTTAGTCTTCTGTTCCTTGCACTTGTGCTCATAACATGTATCTTCTTTGTGCAGCAGCCCCACAATTTTATATGGCATTGGAGGATCAAACCACTGAAAGAAATCACATCCTCCTCCAATCTAACATCAAAATTGAACAAAATGAAAAACGATAAAGATTGAAAAATCACTtacaacaaaatgaaaaatctcAGACCCTCATCAATTATACCATGATTCGACACAAAATTgaacaaaattcaaatatacCCAATAATAATTTACCTCGTATCTGTTACAACCAAAAAATCTTCGACCTGGGTTTGCTTCAGTCCAAGACGTTCGCAGAATTGACAACTCGCCACATCTACACTTGGGAAGATAGAATCTGTCAGCCATCAGTAAGGGACTAGCGATTACAGTTGCAGATTTTGTTGAGTTGATAATGGTCGGGGTAAGGATTTTGTTGAGTTGATAATGGTCGAGGTAGGAATTACAGTTAGGGGTTTTGCTGGGTTTCTTTTGCGATTTAGGGTTAGGGATTATGGGATTGGGGATTTTTTTGTAAGTGATTTAAAGAGAGAATGGTGATGTGTATTGGTGAGGTGTAAAATAATTAAAGGTAAATGACATGTAAAATAAGGTGTGGAGGTGAGTCAGCAACCGGTTGCCACATATGCTTTTTTTGGCCGGAATTCATTTACAGACCATCGGAGGTTCAATAAGTAAGAGTACGGTgaccattttgttacgttttgaagtttggtgaccgttttgtaacttttggaaAGTTCAGTGACCCCCAGAATCTTTAACCCTTCGAATAAGATAGCTTGTAGATGGATAATCGGTGACAATTCAAGGCTCAATTTTTGGACTGATGACTGGATTGTTCCAACAGTTGCGGAGAGAATGAATTTGTCCTATTCAGTTAAGTCTAAGAAAACTGATTTagttacatatttttttattaatgaaagTTGGATTTTGCTGAGCTTTATTAGTTCAGATATTGGAAATGCAATCAGATCTATTAAATTAATACAAATGGGTCTCTTCATTCTCTGATTATGGATGCTTCTAATGAAAAATTCAGCCCTCAAGTGTTTTTTGTTTGGAATGTGGCAGTGGTTACCACAATTTGGTCGATTTGGAAACATAGAAACATGATTATTTTTGATGGTCAACTCTCTAATATTCATGGTGTGATTAGAAAAATTCTTTGTTGTTTAAAGGAATGCGACTTTCTTAGTCTTCGACATTGTAATAATTCGATCAATGACATGATAACTCTTAAACTTCTTCGTATTAAAAGTGTACCAAGAAAACCTCAAAGAGTTATTTCAGTGGTTTGGCGTTCGCCGATAGGATGGATAGAGGTGAATACTGATGGATCAGCTTTGGGTGCTCCGGGTCCTGCAGGAGGAGGTGGTATTTTCAGAAATACTAGAGGCTTCTGTCAAGGATGTTTTGCTCTACATTTAGGGTGCTCTTTCGCTTTCATGGCGGAGATAGAGGCTGCCATATATGCAGTTCTTAAAGCTTCGAGATGGGTTTTCAGTTTGTTTGGCTCGAATGTGATTCTATTTATGTGGTTAATTTAttcaagagaagagatatgCAGATTCCTTGGAAACTCAGATTACGATGGATTGCTTGTTTAAAGTACATCAATAGCATTCAATTTGTTGTTTCACATATTTTTTGAGAAGGAAATGCTGTAGCAGATGATCTTGCTCGTCACGGGGCGTTGAATAATGGTGTATTCTGGTGGAATCAGTCTCCGGACTTTTGCAATGATTCTTTTTATCACGACTTCTCGAGGAAGGAGAGGTGGAGAATTGGCTAGATTCTGGTTCCATTTGGGTTTCAGAGTGGTGTGCACATTGAAAATTTTACATTCAAGCTTCTGCTCATTGTTTTGGTGCAGTATTGTTCTTTGAGATGTGGTCTCAATTGTCATTCTCACTTATTATGGTCGTGCATCATCTCCTTGCTCCTGGCTTAATGAGTGGATTGCTTATCAAATTTCTTTTTGCCAAAATAGTCCTCAGCTTAGGAAATTCTATCTCTTAGGCTAAGTTCTCGTTTTAGTTGACATTTTTTCATTGAACTTCTTTAGTTCCTTGAGTTTTAGCTTTAGGCGTTTTAAGCTTTGTTTCCCTTTTCTGGGTTTACCCATGTGGGTTTGTAActgaattttagtttttatatattttatggaTTGGTAGCGAGAAAAATGATGCATACGTTAAGAGGGTGTCAACCTAGTTGAGATGTTCAGGTGCGTTTCCTGATTTCTCGACTCCAAATTTTTACTAAAACAAAATGTTGATAATTAGTCCTTAAAGATATAATGATGCATCCATTTAACTTGAAAATTagttcttaaaataaaatactagtttttaaacctctaaaaaaacgtttaaatttgataATCAATGTTATGTGTTACAAACGGAAGTCCAAATAATATTGAAGAgcgaatatattaaataaatgacatatagattataaaaataaaagtaaaaatagaatattaaatatacataataaaaaatatagtaatttgcAATTTTAAGTGTCGATTTAAGTATAATACGCTCACTATGATATAATACGCTTACTATGATTTGCAATTATATCTATTAAGTGTaacatttttagttaattttgcTATTAGTTTGCTTTATGAtatctttaaattataaaatatactactattgtaataaattaaaagaggAGAATTAATAAGTTATgcaataaataatcaatatATCATACTAATCagttaatagtaataatttataaaagagAAGTAAGATAGAGTTGTTGTTTTAATCTAGTGATTGAGTTCAACACAAAGAGTGTTGACTTAAGATCTTTTATATCACATAAACAAACACCGaagtaaataaacaaaaatctgTAACAATGGCAGGTCAAAGGAAGATCATAATTCAGGCAAAAACAACAATTTTCATCTTCTTTCTTCTTATTAATATCGTTTCATCAGAAATAAATTGGAAGCTGAGAAGCCTTCCACCTGCACATTACATCTTTAACATTCAAAACTTCTCTTTGCTTTCCGATGCGAAAGCCGAGTCCTTCCACTCTGCTGATTTTGAAGTTGGCGGCTATAAATGGTTTGTAAGTCTTCTCGTTCTTCATGCAACACCTGAATATATTCATGACTGTTCAATATGCATTAATAAATTTGTGGGTGCAGGAAGTTGTCCTTGTATCCTGGaggaaacaagaaaaaaaatggggATGGATACGTATCTTTATATCTAGTACTATCGGAATCCAATGAACTCACTTTTAATAAAGAGGTTAACGTATATTTCAAGCTCTTCGTTTATGATCATATTCGCGACAATTACTGGATTATTCAAGGTGTGTTGTTGTGTTGTCCATTCATTTATATTATACCACTCAACTAAATTACTActgaacataaaaaaaatttaatttgcattGCATGATTTTGTAGATACTGATGAGAAAGTAAGAAGATTTCAAGGAATTAAAAGAGAATGGGGATTTGACAAACTTGTTTCCGTCACTGATTTCAAGGATGACTCCAATGGATACTTAACGGATGACTGTTGCATTTTTGGTGCCGAGATTTCAGTTATAGAAAATGCTAATAAAGGCGAGTGCTTGTCCATGGTGAAGAAGCCTGCGAACAATAAGTATACATGGACAATTCCCAAATTTTCAGAATTTAATTCATTATATACTCATTCCGAAAAGTTTGCCATCGGTGGCACTAATTGGTATGCATGCTTTGATTCTTCTGAACATGTTTGTTGAATTGATTATCTTTCTACTAATTTCCAACAATTTTTAGGACAATAAAGATTTATCCAAAAGGGGATGAAGAAGCGGAAGGCAAAAGCTTATCCATTTACTTAGTCCTAAAGGATGATGCAACTTTTAAGCATGGAAGAAAGTTGTATGCAGAATACATGTTGCGAGTAAGAAACCAATTTGAGGGAGAACATCTTGAGTTTGAAGGTAAATGTTACATTTCTCAAGCTTTCACTTCCTTTTATGATATCAGGTAGGGAAATGGTAAGAAAAAATTGTTTActgacctttctgtaatttgaagAGGAAGGGAAATTgtaagaaaaaattatttactgacctttctgtaatttgagaaaCATTTAGTGATCtgcagagtttaatatccgacaTTTAACATTTTGTAGGTCATTCTGAGTTCGAATCCTGGACAGGATGGGGTTATTCAGATATTATGTCCCTCAGTGATCTAAATGACACATCAAAGGGCTTTATACATAAAAATACTTTGATTGTCGAAGTAGAAATTCAAGCCATGACTGTTATTAAAGGGTTATCCtcaattaattaagtaatgAAGATTTCCAACTTTTATAGTGTCTTTGAATTTCAGTAATCTTCGGTATAGCTAGTTATTATGGTACCATGAATAAGCATAATTATTCACTTGATATTCACCCTTGTTCTGTGTTTATGTTTCTTATTGGGATATTTGATCGAGGGCAATCAAACTACCGTTTTGTTACATTTCGGTATTAATTTCTGAATTCATATTAACAGAGGTTTTTCGATCGAAACGCCGAATTTTTCCATGtaaagttcttttcttttgtttgtatTTTCCTAAAGGTTTATcacattataattttatttcaacgaAAAGTGTTTAGGTTAAAATTATGCATCTATGGCAAAATTTCAGGTAAAAAAGAGTAAATACGGTTGTCACGTTTGCACTTTTCTGCCGAAAACCTCTCGTTGATCACAAAATTAAGTTTAGTAATAAAATCTAATAACTAAattgaaacaaaccaaaatttaatatctaaaaTAGTAAAAGAAGCGATGATACACTCATAATCAATTTTCTTATTGAGGATGATTAAATTCAAAATGTTTAGATACGGAAATAAAGTACTTAGAATTTCGTATTGATTTATTaaacagaaaaattaaaagctaCTTCTACTGATTTATCAATTCCAATTCCAATTTGTAACAAGAAAGATTTAGAATGAAATTATCTTCTCACCAACATCTGAAACTCCTTTTCAATTCTATtatgacgttgaaaactggtaaattttaccttattttatattttttcgtttcaattatactcaattttttagttttttacattttttttacttgaaggataaaatcattcaattaaccaagtctaatgataaaattatatatttttccactcaaaaaaatacaaatagatccttcatctttaaaaactaacaaaaaaaccataatctaatttaaactaatttaaattttagttaatttaactaaatctaaattaatttaatatatacataatttattttttaaattaaaaaaacgtcAAACTCATCCCGACCACCTTGAAACCAAGAACCACCTTTGCGACTTCCGGCCAAAAAAAAATTTCcgaccaaaaattaaataaaaaaacaaaaaagttatttaaaaaacaaactaTTGGGAAGGTTTTTTATTGAGAGCAAATGGTTGGATGTTAATTAGGTTAGTTAGGTTAATTAGGGTTAGGTTTTAAATAAGTAGAGTTAATTAGGGCTAgattttaattaagattaattaagtGTCTCACTTTTTTTAGGGGTAAAACCAATACAGTTTAGCAAAGGTTCGGGtattattttatcgattttTATAGAATTCACTTTTTTGATAATCAATGCCAacttgagggggtgaattgatcctttgttcaagcAAATATATAGGTTTCATTTTCCATATAAAAGGGTGACTTTAGGGTTTCCGAGTTCACAAAACAAACACGaaatcaaataaagaaaaatctCTATCAACAGAGCATGATAGTAAGCAAACAAGCCAGTGAAGATGATTCTAATGGCAGGTCAAAGGAAGATGATAATAATTTCTTTTTCCTGTtagttcatatatttttttattcatcttCTTGTAATTGTTTGAACAGAAATAAGTTAGAAACTAAGAAGACTTCCACCTGCACACTACACTTTTAAGATTGAACATTTCTCTTTGCTTTCCAATGCAAGAGCTGAGAATTTCCAATCTGCTGATTTTGAAGCTGGCGGCTATAAATGGTTAGtgctttttttgtgattaaaggaaattctttttgtaataatatgcgtgtgtttataaacttttgagTGCAGGAAGTTATCTGTGTATCCGGGAGGAAACGAGAAAAAGAAAGGGGATGGGTACATATCTTTATATCTAGTGCTCTCCAAATCCAACACAATCCCTTTCAATCAAGAGGTTAACGTAAATTTCAAGCTCTTCGTTTATGATTATATTCGCGACAAGTACTTGACGTTCAAGGTATATACGATGTGTATACATCTATGTATGCTCAACTAGGCTAGTTGAATGGATTATTAATTTGCAATGCATGGTTTTGTAGATGAAAATGTAAGGCGGTTTTGTGGAATTAGAAGCGAATGGGGATTTGATAAACTAGTTTCTCTCACTGATTTCAAAGATGAATCCAATGAATACTTAATGGATGACTGCTGCATTTTTGGAGCTGAGATTTTTGTCATAGAAAATGGCAGTAAAGGTGAGTGCTTGTCCATGGTGAAGACGCCTGCAAACAATACGTTTTCATGGACAATTCATAATTTTTCAGAGTTTAAATTATCTACCAAATCCAAAGTGTTTGCCATCGGTGGCAGTAATTGGTATGcacaaattttatttgaatatgaTGCATAATTATATGTACTGTTAAAGTCTGagccaaattattttttaggaCCATACATGTTTATGGGAAAGGCCAAAACTTAGGCATATTTTTAGAGCTAGAGGATCATGCAACTTTTCAGCATGGAAAAAAGTTGTATGCGGAATTCGTGTTTCGAGTAAGGAATCAACTTTTGGAAAAGTATGACGAACTGTTCATTACTAGAGTTTTAGtctctttctttattttataaaggaGAATATTGACAAACTCAAAATTTAGTTCAGACACTATAATGTATTTTCCTTATTAGACTAAAAGGTGcataattctttttcttttttattatatttaatccaaacacGCATACacacttatatatatatgtaatgaaCTAAAAATGGATTATAATATTGTCAAGTTGATTGAACATTAACTATTATGTGCAATGAATCATTTTATATTCGTTATACAATGAATGGTTTGGAATGAAAGagtttagataaaattaaaactacaaTCAGCATTACTGTTTCATTACATTCTTATAATCAAATTACATTTTGCAGGTCTTAATCATCAGTTTGATTCTAGTAAGAAGATATGGAGTGTTCCAGGTTCTATGTCCAACATTGATATGCATGATGATACTTTGATGGTCGAAGTAGAAATTCAAGTCATGGCAGTGATTAAAGGATTGTGAAGTTATGGAGATTCTGACTTTTATGTTGCCTTTGAATTTAATATTCCGACTAAATTACTAGATCGatacaatttataataaacttttatttgtatatgcaatgcaatttcctTATTTTGATATGCTATGTCACTATAGTCTATACATATATAAGCAGCGTTAGAACTAGGATTTTACTGAAAAGAGATAAAatcgaaaataaaaacaaatttatctATCTAGCTATagctatcttatatgtgggaaggagAGGATAgacaaaattacaatattagtctttaacaattaaaaatttacgGAATTAAGTACAGATCAAATGTTAATAAAAGTTAACTAGAAATTGATTacaattatttacaaatttaattctATTAAGCACAAATTAAAGAAGCTTAATCTCATTAAAGAGTTTTACTTTAATAAGAGTTCAATATGAATCGGAattgatcttttaaaatttaaatgagaagGTTAGTACTAAATAAGTTCAACAACCTATCCACCGATGTCTTAGTCTACTAATTAATAGGATATGCATATGTAATGCATACATGTAACTAAGTAACTAAGTATATGTCGGTGTACTTTtgtatactagtttcgcattacgtgcatatgctcgtaacgtaactcatcaatgaatatattagtaaattttttataattatattaattttttatttataattaatattaaattagttacaattttttataaaaataaatataatatattcgattattaaatttttttctatactaaatttattcttcttttgattttatagtaactataattaaataattaacttaattttattaatattatctttaaaaataataagatagaaatttaaataatattatattgaccaaatacagtattttaattttatagttcaatcaaactaaaagataggtattcctactagtttggagacaatttagttattttttacatattaaaaattaaagtggagataatttagctacctattctaattaggattttaattacaatagtgattaattaaataactaattagttaatgattataaaacctttatttagtagtaaactgaaaaggattatttagtaaatttgtttgtctcccccatccgtgcttttatataccacgtgagcgatatttatatgacccgttaaaaAATCATAcctttcttctttgtatattAAAGTGGCATATTGATCTACATCACAAAATTTTCCTTATGCATTTTCATAGCCAAGTATGTCTTCAATCTGAATCAATGACTTTTGGCATTTCAAACTAGTAGCTTTTCTATCTCCAAATCATCTCCTCTGTGTCAAGAAATTTCACCTTTGAATTGTGAAATTCTCCAC includes:
- the LOC126660218 gene encoding uncharacterized protein LOC126660218, whose translation is MAGQRKIIIQAKTTIFIFFLLINIVSSEINWKLRSLPPAHYIFNIQNFSLLSDAKAESFHSADFEVGGYKWKLSLYPGGNKKKNGDGYVSLYLVLSESNELTFNKEVNVYFKLFVYDHIRDNYWIIQDTDEKVRRFQGIKREWGFDKLVSVTDFKDDSNGYLTDDCCIFGAEISVIENANKGECLSMVKKPANNKYTWTIPKFSEFNSLYTHSEKFAIGGTNWTIKIYPKGDEEAEGKSLSIYLVLKDDATFKHGRKLYAEYMLRVRNQFEGEHLEFEGHSEFESWTGWGYSDIMSLSDLNDTSKGFIHKNTLIVEVEIQAMTVIKGLSSIN